The genome window CATGCAGGGACGCGCGGATAGTCTTGGTGCGGTCGGTCAACACGCTGACCTGCACCGACGCCGGCAGCATGGCTTGCAGGCGCGGCAGTTCGGCTTGAATACGGTCGACGGTCTCGACGATGTTCGCGCCGGGTTGGCGTGAGATCACCAGGTTGACCCCGGGCGTGTCGCCGGACCAGGCCTGCACGTAGGCGTTTTCTGATCCGTTGATGACTTTGGCGATATCGCGCAGTTGAACCGGTGCGCCGTCCTTGTAGGACACGATCAACTGCGCGTAGTCCTCCGGGTGGAACAACTGGTCGTTGGTCGACAGGGTCGACACGCTGTTCTCGCCGTAGATCGCGCCCTTGGCCAGGTTGAGGCTCGATTGCTGGATGGCCAGGCGGATATCGGCGAGGGTCAGGCCAATGGCGGCGAGTTTGTCCGGCGAGGCCTGCACGCGGATCGCCGGGCGTTGCTGGCCGGTGATGTTGATCTGGCCAACGCCGTCGATCTGGCTGATCTGCCGGGCCAGCAGGGTTTCCACATAGTCGCTCAGTTCGGTGCTGGGCATGCTGTTGGAACTGACGCTGAGGATCAGTACCGGGCTGTCCGCCGGGTTGACCTTTTTCCAGGTCGGCAGGCTCGGCATATCGCTGGGCAGCTTGCCGGACGCGGTGTTGATCGCGGCCTGCACTTCCTGGGCGGCGGTGTCGATGCTCTTGTTCAGGGTGAACTGCAGGGTCAGCAGGCTGGAGCCCAAGGCACTGCTGGAGGTCATCTGGGTCATGCCGGGAATGGCGCTGAACTGCACCTCCAATGGCGTGGCCACGGACGAGGCCATGGTGTCCGGGCTGGCGCCGGGCAGGGTGGCGGTGACCTGGATTGTCGGAAACTCCGCTTCCGGCAGTGGGGCGATGGCCAGGCGCGGGAAGGCAATCAGCCCAAGCAGCACCAGGGCGAAGGTCAGCAGCAGGGTGGCGACCGGGTGGTCGACGCACCAGGCTGATGGCGAACGGCTCATGGCTGCACCTTGGCATCGACGGTCTGGATGACCTGCGGCGGCTCCTTGAGCACCTCCACCTGCGCACCGGCCTTGAGCCGCGACTGGCCGTCACTGACCAGCACATCCCCGGCCTGCACGCCCTTGATGATGTTGAGGTCGCTGTCCTGGTACGTCACCTGCACCGGCACCACCTCGACCTTGTCACCGTTGACCCTGTACACGAAGTGCGAATCCAGACCGCGTTGCACCACGGTCGGCGGCACCACCAGCGCGTTTTTGTCGAGGGCGGTCTGGATCTTGATGGTCACCAGTTGCCCCGGCCACAGGCGTTGCGAGGCGTTGTTGAACTCGGCCTTGGCGCGCAGGGTGCCGGTGGTGGAGCTGATCTGGTTGTCGATCAGGCTCAAGTGGCCTTCGCCGAGCAAATCGCCGGTCTGGCCGTCGGTGTTGGCGCCCAGATAGGCGTCGACGCTGGCTGGGGTGGGCGCTGCGATCAGGCTTTGCAGGGTGGGTAGCATCTGTTGCGGCAGGGAGAACTCGACGGCAATCGGGTCGATCTGGGTCACGGAAAACAGGCCCTGGGTATCGGCTGTGCGCAGGAAGTTGCCTTCATCCACGGTGCGAATACCCACGCGGCCGCTGACCGGTGAGCGAATCTGGGTGTAGGAAAGTTGCACTTGCGCCGAATCGATGGCGGCCTGGTTGCCTTGGGCCGTGGCCTTGAGCTGGTTGACCAACGCTTGTTGTTGGTCATAGGTCTGCTTGGACACGCCGTCGTCGACGCTCAATGCCTTGTAGCGCTTGAGGTTGACCAGCGCCACCTGCAACTGCGCCTGGCTTTCGCCCAGTTGCGCCCTGGCCTGGTCGAGGCTGGCGCGTATCGAGCGGTCATCGATGGTCGCCAGCAGGTCGCCGACCTTGACCCGTTGGCCTTCCTTGACCAGCAATTTAGTGAGGATGCCGTCCACTTGCGGGCGAATCACCACGCTGTGCAGTGACAGCACCGAACCGATCCCGCTGACAAAACGCGGAACATCCTGTTGCGCCACGCTCACCACCCGCACCGGAATCGCCGTGGGCGCCGCCAGTCTGGCCTTGGCTGGACGGGTCAAGGCCCAGGCTGCAACGGCCAACACCACGAGGACAGCCACGATCAGGGCGGTTTTGCGTTGAATGTGCATGGGGTGAGGCGCCAGGGTAAAGGATTGGAAGTGTGTGAGGCCTTTATAGCCTGCCAACCCGGTCAGCAAGGTGACTGCTAACTGACGGCGCTGTCAGTAAAGGCAGACCATTCGTACAGGTGGTGGTTAAAGATCCGAGGCGGGCAGGTATACTGCGCGCCAGCGTGGCCCGCAAGCCGGCCCCGCGTCATTTCTTGCACGCTCCGGAGCTTCCATGACTTCCCCGACACAACCCCCTGTTGAAGCGGCCGACCTCGTCGATCCGGCCAGCGCCGAAGGCGTTGAAAAAGCCGAGATCCCGGCGTTCAAATTCCCCTTCAAGCCGGGTGAGCTGGCCGGGGCCAAGAATGCCGCCCAGCCTTGGTACAAGAACGGTGCCAAGAATGGCCACACCAAGACCCCGGGCATGGCGCCACCGGGCACTCGCCGTTCCATGGGTAAACGTTAAGATTAATCCGCTGTAATATTTGCGGGATGTTGCCTACAGCTCCAGTCGATATTTCTTCTTGTAGGCCCGCGACCGTTTCTTGAAAGCTTGCACAGCTTCCGCTGCACCCCTGGTTTTTCCACAGGGAGCAGCGGCGGGCGCTCTTTCCGGAAAAGGACGTTTCCTGTGGCCTTGATACACCTCTGTGTAGCGTTTGTCCTGTTGCTGGCGGTGGATGCCGTTGCAGGCCTTGATCAACCTCGACGCGAAATCCGCTTCGCCGTTGCCGCGCAATTTCCCCCCTTCCAGAGCCGCAACCCGCAAGGGCAGTTGGTCGGCTTGAATATCGAGTTGGGCAACGCCCTTTGCCAGCAGTTGAATGTGCGCTGTACCTGGGTCGACCAGGTGCTGGTCGAAAACTTCGAACGTCTTGAAGCGCGGCAATTCGATGCAATCATGGGCATTGCTCCGACACCACTACGCCGGCGCAGGGTCAGTTTCACCGAGAACCTCTACCCCTTCACCACGCGCCTGGTCGCACGTCGAAGCTCGGGCCTGATGCCGATGCCAGGCTCGCTCAAGGGCAAGCGAGTTGGCGTACTGCTGGGCAGTAATCGCGAAGCCTTTGTTCGTTCGCAATGGGCGCGCAAAGGCGTGATTATCAAGAGTTTCTGGCTCAACGACGAACTGGTCCGCAGCCTGGTGGCAGGCGATATCGATGCTACCCTGCAGGGCACTGTGGAAATTCGCGAGGCCCTGCTCGACACGGCTGCCGGCCAGGACTTCGACTTCCTGGGGCCAGCCGTTTGTGCCGAGCTGTTGGGCAATGGTGTTGCGATTGCGCTGCGCAATACCGACACGGCGCTGCGTGTCGAGCTTAACCGTGCGCTTGAGCAGCTCAAGCACAACGGCGAGTACCAGCGGATCGTCGAGCCTTATCGCCTGGACGCGCCGTGATGGCTAATTAATTGCGCGGAACATGAGCTGGATCAGTATTTGCCCCCTCGGTGCGCTTAGAGTCGACGCCCTGCCGACTCCCCTAACAATCACGAGCGCGCTTCTCCATGAAGATCAATCTGCCGGTCACCGGTCGGAATGTGGACTTTGCCCCCGACGCCAACATCCTTTCGACCACCGACCTGACCAGCGCGATTTCCTACGCCAACCAGGACTTCATCGATATCAGCGGCTACAGCCGCGACGAGTTGCTGGGTGCGCCGCACAACATCCTGCGGCATCCGGACATGCCAGCCGAGGCGTTCGCCCATATGTGGCAAACCCTCAAGAGCGGCCGGTCGTGGATGGGCATGGTGAAAAACCGCTGCAAAAACGGTGACCACTATTGGGTCAGCGCGTATGCCACACCGGTGACCCGAGAGGGCGCGACGGTGGAGTATCAGTCGGTGCGTACCAAGCCGGACGCGCGCAGGATCGCAGTGGCGGAGCGGATGTATGCGCGCTTGCGAGCGGGCAAGCGGCTGTCCTGGCCGGTCGTTGGCATGGGCGTGAAACTGTCGGCATGGGTCATCGCCACTTGCGCGGTGACCTGGGCCTTGGGCCTGGGCCTGACGGGTTACGCGCTGGTCTGGCAGTTACTGGCGTTGGTGGCGGGGTGTGCGGTGGGGGCGGCTGGCGTGCGGCTGATGTTGCGGCCCTTGGCTGAACTGCAACAGCGGGCGCGCCGGGTGGCCGACAACCCGCTGAGCCAGGCGATCTACACCGGGCGCCGCGACGAGTGCGGGCAGATCGAGTTCGCCCTGCACATGCTCGAAGCCCAGGTGGGCGCGGTGGTCGGGCGCATCGGTGATGCCTCACAGCGACTGTCTGGTCACGCTGCACGGTTGGTGCAGCACCTCGACAGCAGTCACGCCAGCAGCCTGGGCCAGCAGACCCGGACCGACCAGGTGGCAGCAGCCATTCACCAGATGGCCGTCAGCGTGGCCGAAATGGCCAACCATGCCCAGCAGGCGTCCAGGGCGGCCGAGCAGGCCGGCAACGAAACCCGTGAAGGTCACCTGCGTGTGGATGAAAGTCGTGATGCGGTGTTGCGCTTGTCCCAGGAGCTGGCGCGGGCCACTGAAGTCATCCACCAGTTGGAAAACCACAGCGGTGAAATCAGCGGCGTGCTGGAAGTGATCCGCACGATTGCCGAGCAGACTAACCTGCTGGCCCTGAACGCGGCTATCGAAGCGGCTCGGGCCGGTGAGCAGGGTCGAGGGTTTGCGGTGGTGGCCGATGAAGTGCGTGGCCTGGCCCAGCGTACACAGCAATCGACCGATGAAATCCAGCGCATGATCAGCACCCTGCAAGGCGGCGCACGGGACGCGGTGCAGGCCATGGCGCACAGCGGCGAGCATGTCGACGCCAGTGTCAAACAGGCCCAGCGGGCCGCCGCCGCGCTGGATGGCATCAGCCAGCGCGTCACGCAAATCACTGCCATGAGCCAGCAGATTGCGACCGCCGTGGAAGAACAGAGCACGGTGAGCGAGGACATCAATCGCAACATCGTCGGCATCCGTGATGCCGGGGAGGCCACCGTCAGTGCCGGGCAGCAAAGCCGGCTCAGTTCAAGCGACGTGGCCTCACTGGCGGAGGATCTGCGCCAGCTGGCGCGGGAATTCTGGTCTAGGCCGAGCGCAACGAGATAAACGCGTAGTTGGCCGGCACCTCGGTGGCAATCTGCGCCCCGGCATCCAGCACTTGCTCGGCGATGTCCATCCCCGAGACATGGAACACCCACTCGTTGGCCACGGACGGCTGACCCATCGCCAACTCGATCGCTTGGGCAAACGCGCCCATGTCCGGCAGGTAAGCGGTAAACCCATCCCCCTTGAGTGCTGTGGTGCGAATGCCGAGCAAGGCGCACACCGCTTCCTTGGTCTGCACATCATCACGGTCGGCCTGGCGTGAGCGCTGGATCAACTGCGCCAGTTCCGGGTCCATCAACTGGCCGCCCACGATCAGCTCCGGCCCCTGTTCCCAGGACTCCGGCGGGCAATCCTTGGCGGCGGGGTTCAGCGGGATATGCGGGTTGATCTCCATCGGGTAGATGCGGCACACCAGCGGGCGGCGCTCGTAAATACGGCAGCGGTTGTCTTCGTCAAGATTCCGGCAGGGGCCGGCGTTGTAGGCGGCAAAGGTGATTGCCACAAACGCCTCGGTGTTGCCGCTGGGCACGACCACCGAACGGCGTTCGGCATGTTCGCGTTGTTGCGGCGGCAGGCCCAGGCCGTTACCGAGGAAACCTTCCACCAGGACGATGACGTTGCCGCCGTTGGCCGCCCACTGGCGGGCTTCTTCGAGGGTCAGGGGGACGTGATGATCGGAGCAGCATTTGCCGCAACCTACGCAGGAAAATTGAGTGTTCATGGCAGATCTGTCACCAGGCTAGGTCAGAGGGCACGCAAGAACGGTGACGGGTTTTTACCTCTGTTCACCGTTTTGTCTCTCTGGAAGCAAGTTACACGCCAGTGCCTGTCAGTCCTCTGTCACTACATCGCGTAGGACAAATCTCATGCCTGCGCTCTCATACAGCTGCCGAGCGCGCAGGTTGCTTTCCAATACCTTGAGGTCCACATAGGGCTCGCCGCGCTGCTTGAAGGTGTGGAAGCTGTGCAGCAACAACGCGCGGCCCAAGCCCTGGCCCTGGGCGCAAGGGTGAACGGAGAGGTTCTTGATGAACGCGCTGGTCCAGCATTGCGCAACGGCGAGAATGCCGTCGTGGTTGCTCGCCACCAGGCACAGCGTGGGGTCGAACTCGGCGTCGGTGGTGAATTGGTGTTGCCAGGTTTCCAGGTGGGGGACGCGGCCGCCGCCCTGGTCCTGGGTCATGCGCAACACCGCATGAATCGCGGGTGCAAGCGCGTCATGGTAATGATCCAACTGTGTACCCGCCGGCCATTGCGGGGCGGGCAGGCTGCCGGTGAGGTCGCGGCGCAGCAGTTGGAAGTATTCGCTCACAGGCCTTTTTGCGCCACGCTTTGAGCGGCCACCACCAGGCACTTGGTCAACTCGGGCGAAGAGAACTTGGTGAGCACCGCGTCGGCGCCGGCCAGACGGGCTTTTTCGCTGTTCATCGCGCTGTCCAGGGAGGTGTGCAGCAAAATATAGAGGTGCTGGAAATCCGGGGTTTCGCGCAGGGTGCGGGTGAGGGCGTAGCCGTCCATTTCCGACATCTCGATGTCCGACACCACCACATTGATCTGCTCCGCCGTGCCTTGCAGCTCCAGCAGCACATCGATGGCTTCCTTGGCGCTGCGCGCGGTGTGGCACGTGAGGCCAAGGTTGCGCAGGGTATGCACCGATTGCTGCAGCGCGACCTGGCTGTCGTCCACCACCAGGATGCGCGCATTGCCCAGCACTTCGGCCTCTTCCATGGTCAAGTCGGTGGGCGCCGCTTCGATCGGTGCCGGTGCGATGCCGTGGATGACTTTCTCGATGTCCAGCACCTGCACCAGCCCGCCTTCCACCTGGGTCACCCCGGTGATGAACGCGCGGTTACCGCCGGAGCCATAGGGCGGCGGGCGGATGTCGGTGGTCAGGCAATGCACGATCTTGCTCACCGCCTGCACATGCAAACCCTGCTTGGAACGGCTCACGTCGGTGACGATCAGGCAGCCGCCGTCCGGGTCTGCCAGGGGCATTTCGCCGAGGGCGCGGCTCAGGTCGATCACCGCCAGCGAATTGCCGCGCAGGGTGGCGATGCCTTTCACATGCGGGTGGGACTCCGGCAGCTTGGTCAGCGGCGGGCACGGGATGATTTCGCTGACTTTCAGCAGGTTGATCGCCATCAGCTTGCCGCTGCGCAAGGTAAAGAGCAGAAGCGAGAGTGAGTCTGCGCGGGCTTTGGTGGTGGACATAAAAACCTTCTGTGGATCAGGGATGACGATCTATACAGAGTTATCGACGAGCACGCCAAAAACTGTAGGAGCGAGCTTGCTCGCGAAAAACTCAAGGGCGCCGCGTGTATCCAGGATGCACGCATTATCGTTGACGTTCTTCGCGAGCAAGCTCGCCCCTACAGAGGGGGGCTGTTCAGTGTTTCCAGACTTGCGGGTTCACCAGGTCCTGCGGGCGTTGGCCCAGCAGCGCGCTGCGCAGGTTGTCCAGGGCGCGGTTGGCCATGGCTTCGCGGGTTTCATGGGTGGCCGAGCCGATATGCGGCAGGGTCACGGCATTGCTCAGTTGGAACAGCGGCGATTCGGCCAGCGGCTCCTGTTCATACACATCCAGCCCGGCGCCACGGATACCCTGGCTTTGCAGGGCTTCGATCAGTGCGGGTTCATCCACCACCGGGCCGCGGGAAATATTGATCAGGATCGCGCTGGACTTCATCAGCCCCAGCTCGCGGGTGCTGATCAGGTGCCGGGTCTTGTCGCTCAACGGCACCACCAGGCACACGAAATCAGCCTCGGCCAGCAGCGCGTCCAGGCTGCGGAACTGCGCGCCCAGTTCCTGCTCCAGCGCCGGCTTGCGGCTGTTGCCGCTGTACAGGATCGGCATGTTGAAACCCAGTCGTCCGCGCCGCGCCACCGCCGCGCCGATATTGCCCATGCCGACGATACCCAGGGTCTTGCCGTGCACATCGCAACCGAACAACGGCGCGCCGACACTGGCTTTCCACTGGCCGGCCTTGGTCCAGGCATCCAGTTCGGCCACCCGGCGAGCGCTGCTCATCAGCAGGGCAAAGGCCAGGTCGGCGGTGCTTTCGGTGAGTACATCCGGGGTGTTGGTGAGCATGATCCCGCGTTCGTTGAAGTACGCCACGTCGTAGTTGTCGTAGCCCACCGACACGCTGGACACCACTTCCAGCTTGCTCGCGCCCTGCAACTGCTCGCGGCCCAGCTTGCGACCCACGCCAATCAGGCCGTGGGCGTGGGGCAGGGCTTCATTGAATTGAGCATTGATGTCGCCCAGCTTGGGGTTGGGCGCGATCACTTCGAAATCCTGTTGCAGGCGTTCGATCATTGCCGGGGTGACGCGGCTGAAGGCGAGGACAGTCTTTTTCATTGCAGGCGGGCTCATCGACTACGGGAGAATGCCAAGCACGCTAACATTCCTTGCCACTGTTGTCAGGGGACGGCAGACCTAAAGTGGGCAGAGAAAAATGTGGGAGGGGGCTTGCCCCCGATGGCAGTGGATCGGTCAACACATCGGGTGACTGACGCACCGCTATCGGGGGCAAGCCCCCTCCCACATTTGATCTGTAACACCTGGGAGAGATCAGTTCGCCAGGCGCGCACCGCTCAGGCTGCCACTCAATTCATACGCCACCAGCTCCGCCTGGTGCGCCGCCAGAATCTCCGGCAACGAGCCGCGCAGGTATTCCACCCAGGTCTTGATCTTCGCATCCAGGTACTGGCGCGAGGGGTAGATGGCGTACAGGTTCAACTCCTGGGAGCGGTAGTTGGGCATGACCCGCACCAGGGTGCCGTTGCGCAGGCCTTCGATCGCCGCGTACACCGGCAACAGGCCAATGCCCATGCCGCTGGTGATCGCGGTTTTCATCGCATCCGCCGAGTTCACCAGGAACGGCGAAGTGTTGATCGCCACGCTTTCCTGGCCTTCGGGGCCGTTGAAGGTCCACTTGTCGAGCTGGATCACCGGGCTGACCAGGCGCAGGCAGGCATGGTTGAGCAGGTCATTGGGGCGATGGGCGCAGCCCTTGGCCTTGACGTAGTCCGGCGAGGCACAGGCGATGCTGTAGGTGATGCCCAGGCGCTGGGACACAAAGCCCGAGTCCGGCAGTTCGCTGGCCAGCACGATGGACACGTCATAGCCTTCGTCGAGCAGGTCCGGCACGCGGTTGGCCAGGGTCAGGTCGAAGGTCACGTCCGGATGGGTGCGGCGATAGCGGGCGATGGCGTCGATGACGAAATGCTGGCCGATGCCGGTCATGGTGTGCACTTTCAACTGCCCGGCGGGGCGTGCGTGGGCATCACTGGCCTCGGCTTCGGCTTCTTCGACGTAGGCCAGGATCTGTTCGCAGCGCAGCAGGTAACGTTTACCCGCCTCGGTCAGTGCAATGCGCCGAGTGGTGCGGTTGAGCAAGCGGGTTTGCAGATGGGCCTCAAGGTTGGAGACCGCGCGCGACACGTTGGCAGTGGTGGTATCCAGTTGCACGGCGGCGGCGGTGAAGCTGCCGGCTTCGGCCACGCAACTGAAGGCGCGCATGTTTTGCAAAGTGTCCATGGAGTGTTCTCAGGGGAGATAACAAATTGTGACAGAAAGTTACGCCGTCCAGTGATCCCTACCAACGGATTATCGCCTGAACGGTAACAAAGATTCACAGGAATACCAGCTTATCGTCCTTCATATCGCCCCCTAGAATTGCGCCACCTACCCCGCACCACCACCTCAGGAAGTCGCTTGCCGTGCCGCGTCGCATCAGCAGAGAGCTGAAGACTCTCATTGACAGAGGGCTGAAGGCTCTCAGTGTTTGGGCCTTATCGTTAGCAATCAGCGGCTGCATCGGAACCGGAGGAATCGCCCCACAAGGCCAGTCCCTGAACGCCAATAACCTGGCCACCGACGACGCTATCCAGAGCGCCGCACACGACGCCCACTGGCCCACCGCACACTGGTGGCAAGCCTTCGGCGATCCCCAATTGAACCGCTGGGTCGACCTCGCGACCCAACACAGCCCGAGCCTGGCCATGGCCGCTGCGCGGGTGCGTGAAGCGCGGGCCATGGCCGGGGTTGCCGAGTCGGCCGAGTCATTGCACATCAACGGCGACACCACCCTCAAGCGCCATAACTGGCCCAAGGATCAGTTCTATGGCCCCGGCGAGCTGAGCGGTGCCAACACCTGGGACAACAATGCGTCCCTGGGCCTGAGCTACGCCCTCGACCTGTGGGGCCGTGAAAGCAATGCCACCGAGCGTGCCGTTGACCTGGCGCACATGAGCGCCGCCGAGGCGCGCCAGGCCCAGCTCGAATTGCAGAACAATGTGGTGCGCGCCTATATCCAGCTGTCGTTGCAGTACGC of Pseudomonas azotoformans contains these proteins:
- a CDS encoding efflux RND transporter periplasmic adaptor subunit → MHIQRKTALIVAVLVVLAVAAWALTRPAKARLAAPTAIPVRVVSVAQQDVPRFVSGIGSVLSLHSVVIRPQVDGILTKLLVKEGQRVKVGDLLATIDDRSIRASLDQARAQLGESQAQLQVALVNLKRYKALSVDDGVSKQTYDQQQALVNQLKATAQGNQAAIDSAQVQLSYTQIRSPVSGRVGIRTVDEGNFLRTADTQGLFSVTQIDPIAVEFSLPQQMLPTLQSLIAAPTPASVDAYLGANTDGQTGDLLGEGHLSLIDNQISSTTGTLRAKAEFNNASQRLWPGQLVTIKIQTALDKNALVVPPTVVQRGLDSHFVYRVNGDKVEVVPVQVTYQDSDLNIIKGVQAGDVLVSDGQSRLKAGAQVEVLKEPPQVIQTVDAKVQP
- a CDS encoding transporter substrate-binding domain-containing protein, with protein sequence MALIHLCVAFVLLLAVDAVAGLDQPRREIRFAVAAQFPPFQSRNPQGQLVGLNIELGNALCQQLNVRCTWVDQVLVENFERLEARQFDAIMGIAPTPLRRRRVSFTENLYPFTTRLVARRSSGLMPMPGSLKGKRVGVLLGSNREAFVRSQWARKGVIIKSFWLNDELVRSLVAGDIDATLQGTVEIREALLDTAAGQDFDFLGPAVCAELLGNGVAIALRNTDTALRVELNRALEQLKHNGEYQRIVEPYRLDAP
- a CDS encoding methyl-accepting chemotaxis protein codes for the protein MTWALGLGLTGYALVWQLLALVAGCAVGAAGVRLMLRPLAELQQRARRVADNPLSQAIYTGRRDECGQIEFALHMLEAQVGAVVGRIGDASQRLSGHAARLVQHLDSSHASSLGQQTRTDQVAAAIHQMAVSVAEMANHAQQASRAAEQAGNETREGHLRVDESRDAVLRLSQELARATEVIHQLENHSGEISGVLEVIRTIAEQTNLLALNAAIEAARAGEQGRGFAVVADEVRGLAQRTQQSTDEIQRMISTLQGGARDAVQAMAHSGEHVDASVKQAQRAAAALDGISQRVTQITAMSQQIATAVEEQSTVSEDINRNIVGIRDAGEATVSAGQQSRLSSSDVASLAEDLRQLAREFWSRPSATR
- a CDS encoding YkgJ family cysteine cluster protein, with amino-acid sequence MNTQFSCVGCGKCCSDHHVPLTLEEARQWAANGGNVIVLVEGFLGNGLGLPPQQREHAERRSVVVPSGNTEAFVAITFAAYNAGPCRNLDEDNRCRIYERRPLVCRIYPMEINPHIPLNPAAKDCPPESWEQGPELIVGGQLMDPELAQLIQRSRQADRDDVQTKEAVCALLGIRTTALKGDGFTAYLPDMGAFAQAIELAMGQPSVANEWVFHVSGMDIAEQVLDAGAQIATEVPANYAFISLRSA
- a CDS encoding GNAT family N-acetyltransferase, with the translated sequence MSEYFQLLRRDLTGSLPAPQWPAGTQLDHYHDALAPAIHAVLRMTQDQGGGRVPHLETWQHQFTTDAEFDPTLCLVASNHDGILAVAQCWTSAFIKNLSVHPCAQGQGLGRALLLHSFHTFKQRGEPYVDLKVLESNLRARQLYESAGMRFVLRDVVTED
- a CDS encoding chemotaxis protein CheV, giving the protein MSTTKARADSLSLLLFTLRSGKLMAINLLKVSEIIPCPPLTKLPESHPHVKGIATLRGNSLAVIDLSRALGEMPLADPDGGCLIVTDVSRSKQGLHVQAVSKIVHCLTTDIRPPPYGSGGNRAFITGVTQVEGGLVQVLDIEKVIHGIAPAPIEAAPTDLTMEEAEVLGNARILVVDDSQVALQQSVHTLRNLGLTCHTARSAKEAIDVLLELQGTAEQINVVVSDIEMSEMDGYALTRTLRETPDFQHLYILLHTSLDSAMNSEKARLAGADAVLTKFSSPELTKCLVVAAQSVAQKGL
- a CDS encoding 2-hydroxyacid dehydrogenase, with protein sequence MKKTVLAFSRVTPAMIERLQQDFEVIAPNPKLGDINAQFNEALPHAHGLIGVGRKLGREQLQGASKLEVVSSVSVGYDNYDVAYFNERGIMLTNTPDVLTESTADLAFALLMSSARRVAELDAWTKAGQWKASVGAPLFGCDVHGKTLGIVGMGNIGAAVARRGRLGFNMPILYSGNSRKPALEQELGAQFRSLDALLAEADFVCLVVPLSDKTRHLISTRELGLMKSSAILINISRGPVVDEPALIEALQSQGIRGAGLDVYEQEPLAESPLFQLSNAVTLPHIGSATHETREAMANRALDNLRSALLGQRPQDLVNPQVWKH
- a CDS encoding LysR family transcriptional regulator; translated protein: MDTLQNMRAFSCVAEAGSFTAAAVQLDTTTANVSRAVSNLEAHLQTRLLNRTTRRIALTEAGKRYLLRCEQILAYVEEAEAEASDAHARPAGQLKVHTMTGIGQHFVIDAIARYRRTHPDVTFDLTLANRVPDLLDEGYDVSIVLASELPDSGFVSQRLGITYSIACASPDYVKAKGCAHRPNDLLNHACLRLVSPVIQLDKWTFNGPEGQESVAINTSPFLVNSADAMKTAITSGMGIGLLPVYAAIEGLRNGTLVRVMPNYRSQELNLYAIYPSRQYLDAKIKTWVEYLRGSLPEILAAHQAELVAYELSGSLSGARLAN